A genomic segment from Spongiibacter sp. IMCC21906 encodes:
- the fabV gene encoding enoyl-ACP reductase FabV, with protein sequence MIIKPRVRGFMCVTTHPVGCEANVKQQIDYVKAQGPIGNGPKRVLVIGSSTGYGLASRITAGFGAGASTLGVFFEKEGTEKKPGTAGWYNSAAFHKFADQEGLYAKSINGDAFSDEIKEKTIAQIKADLGQIDLVVYSLASPRRQHPKTGEVHMSTLKPIGKDVTQRGINTDKETIESVTLPAASDEDIANTVAVMGGEDWQMWIDALDDAGVLADGAKTTAYTYLGDRITWDIYWHGTIGAAKKDLDKRVLNIRERLAKKGGDARVSVLKAVVTQASSAIPIMPLYLSLLFKVMKADGSHEGCIEQVYGLFNNSLYGSSPITDQEGRLRADSLEMRPEVQSAVAKMWEKVETENVHETTDFVGYKQEFLKLFGFGIDGVDYEADVDPVVPINNLV encoded by the coding sequence ATGATCATTAAGCCCCGTGTACGCGGTTTCATGTGCGTGACCACCCATCCGGTGGGATGTGAGGCCAATGTCAAACAGCAAATTGACTACGTTAAAGCTCAGGGCCCGATTGGGAACGGCCCAAAACGCGTTCTTGTGATTGGCTCTTCTACAGGCTATGGCTTGGCGTCGCGCATTACTGCAGGGTTTGGCGCCGGGGCGTCGACCTTGGGGGTTTTCTTTGAGAAAGAAGGTACCGAGAAAAAGCCTGGCACCGCGGGTTGGTACAACTCGGCTGCGTTTCATAAGTTTGCCGATCAAGAAGGGCTCTATGCCAAAAGCATTAATGGCGACGCCTTTTCTGACGAAATTAAAGAAAAAACCATTGCTCAGATCAAAGCCGATTTAGGCCAGATTGATCTGGTGGTATACAGTCTCGCCTCGCCGCGTCGCCAGCACCCTAAAACGGGTGAAGTGCATATGTCGACCTTGAAGCCCATCGGTAAAGATGTAACCCAGCGCGGCATTAACACCGACAAAGAAACCATTGAGTCGGTGACGCTTCCCGCTGCTAGCGATGAAGATATTGCTAACACCGTTGCGGTCATGGGGGGGGAAGATTGGCAAATGTGGATTGACGCCCTGGACGATGCCGGGGTGCTGGCCGATGGTGCTAAAACCACGGCTTACACCTATCTAGGCGACCGTATTACCTGGGATATTTATTGGCACGGCACTATTGGCGCCGCCAAAAAAGACTTGGACAAACGCGTGCTAAACATCCGTGAACGTCTTGCCAAGAAAGGTGGCGATGCCCGGGTGTCGGTATTGAAAGCGGTGGTAACCCAGGCCAGCTCGGCGATACCCATCATGCCTTTGTATTTGTCTTTGCTGTTTAAAGTGATGAAGGCCGATGGCAGTCACGAAGGTTGTATTGAGCAAGTTTATGGCCTGTTTAATAACAGCTTGTATGGCAGTTCGCCCATTACCGATCAAGAAGGTCGCCTGCGTGCCGACAGCTTGGAAATGCGCCCAGAAGTCCAAAGTGCAGTGGCCAAGATGTGGGAAAAAGTCGAAACTGAGAACGTGCATGAAACCACCGATTTCGTCGGTTACAAACAAGAGTTTCTTAAACTGTTTGGTTTTGGCATCGACGGTGTCGATTACGAGGCCGATGTTGATCCGGTAGTGCCGATTAA